One genomic window of Paenibacillus xylanilyticus includes the following:
- a CDS encoding isocitrate lyase/PEP mutase family protein, with product MQTLKEQTQLFHQLHIKGNPLVLINVWDAGSTKVIESIGAAAIATGSWSVAAAHGEQDGEIMPFEWVLSNLARITSSTKLPVTIDMEGGHGRYASEVKENVLRVIEHGAVGINIEDQLPGGTGLYAIEEFVLRLRAAREAAEQMDIPLFINARTDIFLQTAPAQHTSSHLEEALVRSRAYAEAGASGLFVPGLQNPQLIQELCERSPIPVNVMVTSNEPTPAQLARLGVARVSYGPYPYQSAMEHLKELGRSILLETS from the coding sequence ATGCAGACCCTGAAAGAACAAACACAGCTATTTCACCAGCTGCACATCAAAGGTAATCCACTCGTGCTAATCAATGTGTGGGATGCCGGAAGTACAAAAGTCATTGAATCGATTGGAGCCGCAGCCATAGCCACCGGAAGCTGGTCTGTTGCTGCGGCTCATGGTGAGCAGGACGGAGAGATCATGCCGTTTGAATGGGTACTTTCCAATCTGGCTCGCATCACATCCAGCACTAAACTGCCTGTTACCATCGATATGGAGGGAGGGCATGGCAGGTATGCGTCAGAAGTGAAGGAAAATGTCCTCCGGGTCATTGAACATGGCGCTGTCGGCATTAACATCGAAGATCAACTTCCTGGTGGAACAGGTCTCTATGCCATCGAGGAGTTCGTCCTGCGCTTGAGAGCCGCTCGGGAAGCGGCTGAACAGATGGACATTCCCCTATTCATTAACGCTCGGACGGATATATTTTTGCAAACGGCCCCAGCGCAGCATACCTCATCCCACTTGGAAGAAGCCTTGGTACGATCCCGCGCTTATGCTGAGGCAGGAGCCAGCGGCCTATTCGTTCCAGGCCTGCAGAACCCACAACTTATTCAGGAATTATGTGAACGCTCCCCGATTCCAGTAAACGTGATGGTGACATCTAATGAGCCCACACCAGCGCAGCTCGCGAGGCTTGGGGTAGCCCGGGTAAGCTATGGACCTTATCCTTATCAGAGTGCCATGGAACACTTGAAGGAACTCGGACGAAGCATTTTACTTGAAACAAGCTAA
- a CDS encoding ABC transporter ATP-binding protein has translation MIRVDQVSYGYHQTPVLDHVTLHESEPVISAIWGRNGAGKTTLMSLLAGHNRPDQGSIQVMGENPYNNLAAQKHLCYVQENHPLGRNWTISDLVRFGQYFHPEWNQELAESLIDRFELPSKRKIVKFSKGMKTAAQMVLGLASQASVTILDEPTNGLDAEKRKFFYNALLESYEEHPRLILISTHHIEEIQPLCESIIVLHQGGVLCHEQMEEMREKGVLLTGLIRDVDQVTQGESIMESIQLGSTKKVMINASYSKEWRDKAQAHGLSIEKATLQDYLVNLTRKQEVLKG, from the coding sequence ATGATTCGTGTAGATCAGGTAAGCTACGGTTACCATCAGACACCTGTTTTGGACCATGTCACATTGCATGAAAGTGAGCCGGTCATTAGTGCGATCTGGGGGAGAAACGGAGCCGGGAAGACAACGCTTATGAGTTTGCTTGCTGGACATAATCGTCCGGATCAGGGCAGCATTCAAGTCATGGGGGAGAACCCCTATAATAATCTGGCTGCCCAGAAGCATCTCTGCTACGTTCAGGAGAATCACCCGCTGGGCAGGAATTGGACAATAAGTGACCTGGTACGATTCGGTCAGTATTTTCATCCGGAGTGGAATCAGGAATTGGCAGAGTCGTTAATTGATCGGTTTGAATTACCATCTAAAAGGAAGATCGTCAAATTTTCCAAAGGGATGAAAACAGCTGCCCAGATGGTTCTTGGCCTCGCAAGCCAAGCGAGTGTTACCATTCTGGATGAGCCGACTAACGGGTTGGATGCAGAGAAACGCAAATTTTTCTATAATGCCTTGCTTGAAAGTTATGAAGAGCATCCCCGTTTGATTTTGATTTCTACCCATCATATTGAAGAGATTCAGCCGTTATGTGAGTCAATCATCGTCCTTCATCAAGGTGGCGTCCTGTGTCATGAACAGATGGAAGAGATGCGCGAAAAAGGAGTTCTGCTAACAGGGTTAATTCGAGATGTAGATCAGGTTACCCAAGGAGAATCCATCATGGAGTCTATACAGCTCGGATCAACAAAAAAGGTGATGATTAACGCCTCTTACTCCAAGGAATGGAGGGATAAAGCGCAGGCGCATGGCCTTTCCATAGAAAAAGCGACACTGCAGGACTATTTGGTTAACCTGACGCGGAAACAGGAGGTGCTTAAGGGATGA
- a CDS encoding GntR family transcriptional regulator, whose translation MKSTLDESQPIFHQIAMMIMDDIVEGRLQAEEQVPSTNELSRFYNINPATARKGLQELVDRGIIYKQRGVGMFVAKGARDALLVERKQHFYEEYIMPLLEEARRIHMNEDMIIDLIKGKRDKESES comes from the coding sequence ATGAAATCGACTTTGGATGAATCACAGCCCATATTTCATCAGATTGCCATGATGATTATGGATGATATTGTGGAAGGCAGATTACAGGCGGAAGAGCAGGTTCCATCGACGAATGAGCTCTCGCGGTTCTACAATATCAATCCGGCAACAGCGCGCAAAGGGCTGCAGGAGCTTGTGGACAGAGGAATCATTTATAAACAGCGAGGTGTTGGGATGTTTGTCGCCAAAGGAGCAAGAGATGCACTGCTGGTTGAGCGAAAGCAGCATTTTTACGAAGAATACATTATGCCACTGCTCGAGGAAGCCAGACGGATTCATATGAATGAAGACATGATTATCGATCTGATTAAAGGCAAGAGAGACAAGGAGAGTGAGTCATGA
- a CDS encoding helix-turn-helix domain-containing protein, with translation MEPTTTIRDHLENYLKREQMSISSFSEASGINSGTLSNILNKNRPIAMQQLDRITSAMKLEEGHFYELYIDECFVHATPDWRRLGPFLHRCAELDKLNCIEEVIQLMMDNLSYIPLLFDLAEEFYHEGRFKPAILLYETIAESEKMQHSERLALCQYRLFKLGLTNDQQRNLIIAAKFEYYVDRLDERYQLDALNELINAFGALHRWSKVQELSEKLKVKATIHYELNGRRKQEETKKPIVFYVLYSDLAAGSACYHLKDYDSALKYVSLYADNSWVKDPDQDEIVVIHQFQEWAVANRYIYQLMAGQFEILPSYLEYISTKENEIFPALCDIVTAANRYGENIDYVLEQYQSYFTYQEQSNRIGKVSKQVTDDRYLRLLADLGAYYLKKDEYHKGLGFVLDSLRFSIVISSGRGMLRGIGLFEQYRDYATDTAKQQYKMIISEVQKLNEEKVGFADSYM, from the coding sequence TTGGAGCCGACAACCACGATTCGCGATCATTTAGAGAATTATCTGAAGCGCGAGCAGATGTCCATCAGTTCTTTTTCGGAAGCATCGGGTATTAATTCGGGTACGCTGAGCAATATTTTGAACAAAAACCGCCCGATTGCGATGCAGCAGTTGGACCGAATCACTTCAGCCATGAAGCTTGAAGAAGGCCATTTCTATGAATTGTATATAGATGAGTGTTTCGTTCATGCTACCCCCGATTGGCGAAGACTGGGCCCCTTCCTTCACCGTTGTGCGGAGTTAGACAAGCTAAATTGTATTGAAGAGGTTATCCAATTGATGATGGATAACCTATCGTATATTCCCCTTTTATTTGATCTGGCTGAGGAATTCTACCACGAAGGCAGATTTAAACCAGCCATTCTCTTATATGAAACGATTGCTGAGAGTGAGAAAATGCAGCATTCGGAGCGTCTTGCTCTATGTCAGTATCGGCTGTTCAAGTTGGGTCTGACCAATGACCAGCAGAGAAACCTGATCATCGCAGCCAAGTTCGAGTATTATGTCGATCGCCTGGATGAACGATATCAGTTGGACGCTCTTAATGAACTGATCAATGCTTTTGGAGCACTACACCGATGGAGCAAAGTGCAGGAGCTGTCCGAGAAGCTAAAAGTGAAGGCAACCATTCATTATGAATTGAATGGCAGAAGAAAACAGGAAGAAACCAAAAAGCCTATTGTTTTCTATGTCCTTTATTCCGATTTGGCTGCTGGAAGTGCATGTTATCATCTCAAAGATTACGATAGTGCTTTAAAATATGTCTCATTATATGCAGATAACAGCTGGGTTAAAGACCCCGATCAGGATGAGATTGTGGTTATTCATCAGTTCCAGGAATGGGCTGTAGCAAATCGTTATATCTATCAATTGATGGCGGGGCAGTTCGAGATACTGCCTTCCTATTTAGAATATATATCTACCAAGGAAAATGAAATTTTTCCTGCGCTTTGCGATATAGTCACCGCCGCTAATCGTTATGGTGAAAATATCGATTATGTTCTTGAACAGTATCAATCCTATTTTACGTATCAGGAACAGAGTAATCGAATTGGAAAGGTTAGCAAGCAGGTTACAGATGATCGTTATTTACGTCTTTTAGCTGATCTTGGAGCGTATTATCTAAAGAAAGATGAATATCATAAAGGCTTGGGATTCGTGCTTGATAGCTTAAGATTTTCTATTGTAATTAGCAGCGGCAGGGGTATGCTAAGGGGTATCGGATTGTTTGAACAGTATAGGGATTATGCGACCGATACAGCCAAGCAGCAGTACAAAATGATTATTAGTGAGGTGCAGAAACTCAATGAAGAGAAAGTTGGCTTTGCTGATAGCTACATGTAG
- a CDS encoding aldo/keto reductase — MRTIKLGSSSLEVPVVAVGCMRINSLSNKEAEQFVHSAMEVGANFFDHADIYGNGACEEIFAEAVQMNPQVRENMILQSKCGIRKGMFDFSKEHILNSVDGILQRLKTEYLDVLLLHRPDALVEPEEVAEAFDLLEREGKVRHFGVSNQNPNQIELLKKYVKQPLVANQLQLSITNTTMISSGINVNMENDAAVNRDGSILDYCRLHDITIQPWSPFQYGFFEGVFLGSDKFPELNAKIDEIAAKYDVSNTTIAIAWLLRHPAQMQPVTGTTNIERLKDCVKAGDVHLTRQEWYEIYRAAGNILP, encoded by the coding sequence TTGAGAACAATAAAACTTGGCAGCAGCTCACTTGAAGTACCAGTTGTGGCCGTAGGCTGCATGCGCATCAATTCACTCAGCAACAAAGAGGCAGAACAATTTGTTCATTCCGCCATGGAAGTCGGTGCGAACTTCTTCGACCATGCTGATATTTATGGAAACGGGGCATGTGAAGAGATTTTTGCAGAGGCGGTACAGATGAATCCCCAGGTTCGTGAAAATATGATTTTGCAATCCAAATGCGGTATCCGCAAGGGCATGTTTGATTTCTCCAAAGAGCATATCCTGAATTCAGTGGATGGCATTCTGCAGCGTCTGAAAACCGAGTATCTTGATGTCTTGCTGCTGCACCGTCCGGATGCTCTCGTGGAGCCTGAAGAAGTGGCAGAGGCATTTGATCTGCTCGAGCGCGAAGGCAAAGTGCGTCATTTCGGCGTATCCAACCAGAACCCGAACCAGATTGAACTGTTGAAAAAGTACGTGAAGCAGCCGCTGGTAGCCAACCAGCTTCAGCTGAGTATTACCAACACAACAATGATCTCCAGCGGGATCAACGTGAACATGGAGAACGATGCAGCCGTGAACCGTGATGGCAGTATTTTGGATTATTGCCGTTTGCACGATATCACGATCCAGCCTTGGTCTCCGTTCCAGTATGGCTTCTTCGAGGGCGTATTCCTGGGCAGCGACAAGTTCCCGGAACTGAACGCCAAGATCGATGAGATTGCAGCCAAATATGATGTGAGCAACACCACCATCGCCATTGCCTGGTTGCTGCGTCACCCAGCTCAAATGCAGCCTGTAACGGGCACAACGAATATTGAACGCCTGAAGGACTGTGTGAAAGCCGGAGATGTTCATCTTACACGCCAGGAGTGGTACGAAATCTATCGTGCTGCCGGCAACATCCTGCCTTAA
- a CDS encoding diacylglycerol/lipid kinase family protein produces the protein MRQAMIISNPSSGKEEAQQYVSQVQAILESQQYQVMINETAGVGDATSYCLDACQGGCDLVISIGGDGTLHETINGMMDQKHRPRLGIVPLGTVNDFARALHLSLDPDEAIKQLGSDQVRRVDLGKINDRLFANVVAAGSLAEALSSVSSEDKSKLGSLAYLREGLKDLVSSQANPLKIEYDGMTWEGESPLFLAALTNSVGGFEKLSPDAVVDDGLIHCFVIRNISVFNSLTLGTSLLFGHLKDHKDVDYFTAKEVRVSCTESVRTNVDGEEGPALPIQISVLPQHIEVIVPQET, from the coding sequence ATGCGTCAAGCCATGATCATTAGCAATCCGTCATCGGGAAAAGAAGAGGCGCAGCAGTACGTGTCCCAGGTTCAGGCGATTTTGGAATCGCAGCAATATCAAGTGATGATTAATGAGACAGCCGGGGTGGGTGATGCAACCAGTTACTGTCTGGACGCCTGCCAAGGCGGCTGTGATCTGGTCATATCCATTGGGGGAGACGGCACACTGCATGAGACCATTAATGGCATGATGGATCAGAAGCATCGTCCCAGGCTGGGGATTGTGCCACTCGGTACAGTGAATGATTTTGCTCGTGCGCTCCATCTCTCTCTCGATCCGGATGAAGCCATTAAGCAGCTTGGTTCAGATCAGGTACGCAGGGTGGATCTGGGGAAAATTAATGATCGTCTCTTCGCCAATGTGGTGGCAGCTGGTTCTTTGGCTGAGGCGTTATCTTCTGTCTCATCGGAAGACAAGTCGAAGCTGGGCTCCCTGGCTTATTTGAGGGAAGGATTGAAGGACCTTGTGTCCTCGCAAGCCAATCCTTTGAAGATTGAATACGATGGGATGACGTGGGAGGGTGAATCCCCGTTGTTTCTTGCTGCGCTAACCAATTCGGTTGGCGGATTTGAGAAGCTGTCTCCGGATGCAGTAGTGGACGATGGACTGATTCATTGTTTTGTAATTCGCAATATCAGTGTGTTCAACAGCCTGACACTGGGAACCTCCTTGTTGTTTGGGCATCTGAAGGACCATAAGGATGTGGATTATTTTACGGCCAAAGAGGTCCGGGTAAGCTGCACTGAATCGGTTCGCACCAATGTGGACGGAGAGGAAGGGCCTGCACTGCCCATCCAGATCAGCGTTCTGCCCCAACATATTGAAGTAATCGTGCCTCAAGAAACGTAA
- a CDS encoding leucine-rich repeat domain-containing protein, with protein MKRLALLCLIFILSIGASGQAMAYATMDSGKGIIEDPALENGLKLILNKPVDSPLTSSDLEQLTVVDLSNAGIQSLSGLEYATNLTHLRLYGNEIEDLTPLKHLDQLREIDVSNNYITSIDPLADLKELGRLYISNNSISSIEVVRGFTRLHTFYASGNQIYSLSALSDLDHLKWLEISNNEITDLSPLVHQSRLQQLNVANNRLQSLAPLTEMDNTLLRLNVAGNAISDLTPLQHMTRLQGLDISSNHIQHLKALEGLVRLTELNAESNQIYDLEPLRQLTKLEVLKLANNRVWDLTPIADFTFTQAIPVNTVQDIGASTSVSPNVLTPMTEADSAGLTVQNNYLDVSSGSSTMSLLNQMNVREQKRTPQGRFQRLIEGSTTAYVGDRTYALEAAPFIHEGRTYVPLRFVSEQLNAQVGWDRNKQEAVITQGEQTIRWTAGNKQVVVDGSLLMNDAPLLIENGTAFVPVRFVSEQLNTTVGYIGRSKTILIFENKQADNSIDS; from the coding sequence ATGAAAAGATTGGCACTACTATGTCTAATATTCATTCTAAGTATCGGTGCGTCGGGGCAAGCCATGGCCTACGCAACGATGGACTCAGGCAAAGGCATCATAGAAGATCCTGCACTGGAAAACGGACTTAAACTGATCTTGAACAAACCGGTAGATTCACCCTTAACTTCCTCCGACCTGGAACAGCTTACCGTTGTTGATCTGAGTAATGCAGGGATACAGAGCCTGTCGGGACTGGAGTATGCGACCAACCTGACACATCTCCGCCTATATGGCAATGAGATTGAGGATCTGACCCCGCTGAAGCATCTGGACCAGCTCCGGGAAATCGACGTAAGCAATAATTATATTACCTCCATTGATCCACTCGCTGACCTGAAGGAACTGGGACGGCTGTACATCAGCAACAACTCTATCTCTTCTATAGAAGTGGTTCGTGGCTTCACCCGCTTACATACGTTTTACGCGAGTGGCAATCAAATTTACAGCCTATCTGCCTTGTCTGATCTAGATCATCTGAAATGGCTGGAGATTTCCAACAATGAGATTACGGATCTGTCTCCACTGGTTCATCAATCTCGGCTGCAGCAGCTGAACGTAGCAAATAATCGGCTTCAATCACTGGCCCCACTGACCGAAATGGACAATACATTATTGAGACTAAACGTGGCAGGCAATGCCATCTCGGACCTGACACCCTTGCAGCATATGACGCGTCTTCAGGGGCTCGACATTTCGAGTAACCACATTCAGCACCTCAAGGCACTTGAAGGTTTGGTGCGGTTAACCGAGCTTAATGCGGAATCCAATCAGATCTATGATCTGGAGCCATTACGACAGCTCACCAAGCTGGAGGTACTGAAGCTTGCAAACAATCGTGTATGGGATCTGACGCCGATTGCCGATTTTACTTTTACACAGGCTATTCCCGTGAATACGGTCCAGGACATCGGAGCCTCCACCTCTGTATCTCCTAATGTACTGACCCCAATGACAGAAGCGGATTCCGCTGGATTGACCGTGCAAAATAACTACCTGGACGTATCGAGTGGCAGCAGTACCATGAGTCTCCTTAACCAGATGAATGTGCGGGAACAGAAACGCACACCGCAAGGCCGTTTCCAGCGTCTGATCGAAGGATCGACCACAGCCTATGTGGGTGATCGCACATACGCCCTGGAAGCTGCACCTTTTATCCATGAAGGGCGTACGTATGTGCCACTGCGATTTGTGTCCGAACAACTGAATGCCCAGGTGGGTTGGGATCGCAACAAGCAGGAGGCCGTAATCACACAAGGTGAACAAACCATTCGCTGGACTGCCGGCAACAAACAGGTAGTGGTAGATGGTTCGCTCCTGATGAATGATGCCCCCTTGTTGATCGAAAACGGTACGGCTTTTGTGCCTGTCCGCTTTGTTTCGGAGCAGCTTAACACGACAGTCGGATATATCGGGCGAAGCAAAACGATTTTGATTTTTGAGAATAAACAGGCGGACAACAGTATTGACTCTTAA
- a CDS encoding macrolide 2'-phosphotransferase — protein MTGPISNEQVKLQQEIWLLAEQNGLRIRKDSMEINESGMDFRVAFATDESGQKWVLRQPRRGDVWERAENERKVLGVVKEHLSVKVPDWQICTPELIAYPLLDGEPIAVFDPAGGGYAWRFPLEDLSDVFFDSLAAALVQLHGIDASAAVQDGVLSKTPREVRQEFAANMEQIKQSFTVPERLAERWEKWVSTDHFWPEHVTFNHGDLHPPHIIVDPTQRVTGLIDWTEAEIADPGKDFVILYGLFQDAGLRDLLKRYEKAGGKTWPRMFEHIREQWAAYPVLVAKFALITGEESTMEMARGMLASWDVPKD, from the coding sequence ATGACAGGACCAATTTCGAATGAACAGGTAAAACTTCAACAGGAGATATGGCTGCTTGCTGAACAGAATGGGCTTCGAATCCGCAAAGATTCGATGGAAATCAATGAGTCGGGGATGGACTTCAGGGTGGCCTTTGCTACGGATGAGAGTGGGCAAAAGTGGGTTCTGCGCCAGCCGAGACGTGGAGATGTATGGGAGCGTGCCGAGAATGAGCGCAAGGTATTGGGGGTTGTGAAGGAGCACTTGTCTGTTAAAGTGCCGGATTGGCAAATTTGTACACCGGAGCTGATTGCGTACCCCTTGCTGGACGGTGAACCGATTGCTGTGTTCGATCCTGCTGGGGGAGGATATGCATGGCGCTTTCCACTGGAAGACCTATCGGATGTATTCTTTGATTCACTGGCTGCTGCACTCGTACAACTGCATGGTATTGATGCCAGTGCAGCAGTACAAGACGGAGTGCTGAGCAAAACGCCTAGGGAAGTCCGCCAGGAGTTTGCCGCCAATATGGAGCAGATTAAGCAGAGCTTCACGGTACCGGAGCGACTCGCCGAGCGGTGGGAAAAATGGGTATCTACAGACCATTTCTGGCCTGAGCACGTCACATTCAATCATGGTGATCTGCATCCACCGCATATTATCGTCGATCCTACACAGCGGGTTACCGGGCTTATCGACTGGACGGAAGCGGAGATCGCTGATCCGGGGAAGGATTTTGTGATCTTGTATGGGCTTTTCCAGGATGCCGGATTGCGCGATCTGTTAAAGCGTTACGAAAAGGCAGGGGGAAAAACATGGCCCCGGATGTTTGAGCATATTCGGGAGCAGTGGGCTGCTTACCCGGTACTGGTTGCTAAGTTTGCTCTAATCACAGGGGAAGAGTCGACCATGGAGATGGCGAGGGGTATGCTGGCTAGCTGGGATGTGCCAAAGGATTAA
- a CDS encoding DEAD/DEAH box helicase, producing the protein MSKQQFKDYKLGEEIVRALDSLGYETPTEVQTEVIPVALENKDLVVKSQTGSGKTAAYGIPICELVEWNENKPQALILTPTRELALQVNEDITNIGRYKRIKATALYGQSPFYVQKAELKQRTHVAVGTPGRVLDHIERGTLPLERIAYLVIDEADEMLNMGFIETVQAIIQALPSERVTMLFSATFPEDVARLSRKYMDHPVEIEIKASGLTTATIEHEVVRVSEVNKTAVLEDLFIVENPDSCIVFCRTQENVDKLFRVMADLDYPADRIHGGMEQDERIEVMNAFRRGQFRYLIATDVAARGIDITNITHVINYDIPLEKESYVHRTGRTGRAGKTGKAITLVTPKDGRRLAEIESYIGFEIPVVPAPSEEAVDRRREEFEKRLKIVPERKKDKREQLNQQIMKLNFNGGKKKKLRAVDFVGTIAKLEGVTADDIGIITILDNVTDVEILNGKGPLVLEMMQNTTVKGKQLKVRKGKHV; encoded by the coding sequence ATGAGCAAGCAACAATTCAAAGATTATAAGCTTGGCGAAGAGATCGTCCGGGCACTGGATAGTCTGGGTTATGAAACGCCAACCGAGGTTCAGACTGAAGTGATTCCGGTCGCTTTGGAAAATAAAGACCTCGTGGTCAAATCCCAGACAGGCAGTGGTAAAACAGCTGCGTATGGTATTCCGATTTGTGAGCTGGTGGAATGGAATGAAAATAAACCGCAGGCTCTAATTCTCACGCCCACCCGTGAACTGGCCCTGCAGGTCAATGAAGACATCACCAATATTGGACGCTATAAGCGGATTAAAGCCACGGCACTCTATGGACAATCTCCTTTTTATGTTCAAAAAGCAGAGCTAAAGCAAAGAACACATGTAGCCGTAGGTACGCCGGGACGTGTGCTGGACCATATCGAACGCGGCACGCTGCCGCTCGAGCGGATTGCCTATCTCGTCATTGACGAGGCGGATGAAATGCTGAACATGGGCTTTATCGAGACGGTACAGGCTATCATTCAGGCCTTGCCTAGCGAACGCGTAACGATGTTATTCTCCGCTACATTCCCTGAGGACGTTGCCCGTCTCTCACGCAAGTATATGGATCATCCGGTAGAGATCGAGATCAAAGCAAGTGGTCTCACAACAGCTACAATAGAACACGAGGTTGTTCGGGTATCCGAAGTCAACAAGACTGCTGTGCTGGAGGATCTATTTATCGTGGAAAATCCGGACAGCTGCATTGTATTCTGCCGTACACAGGAGAACGTGGATAAACTGTTCCGGGTGATGGCTGACCTGGACTACCCAGCAGACCGAATCCACGGAGGCATGGAGCAGGACGAGCGGATCGAAGTCATGAATGCATTCAGAAGAGGTCAATTCCGTTATTTGATTGCAACCGATGTTGCGGCACGTGGAATCGATATCACGAATATCACTCATGTCATCAACTATGATATTCCGCTGGAAAAAGAGAGCTATGTGCACCGTACAGGCCGTACCGGACGTGCTGGTAAGACAGGCAAGGCCATCACGCTGGTTACGCCGAAGGATGGCAGACGCCTGGCCGAGATTGAATCCTATATCGGATTCGAGATCCCGGTCGTTCCGGCGCCATCTGAAGAAGCTGTCGATCGCCGCAGGGAAGAATTCGAGAAACGCCTGAAGATTGTACCTGAGCGCAAAAAAGACAAGCGTGAGCAGCTGAACCAGCAGATCATGAAGCTGAACTTCAACGGCGGCAAAAAGAAAAAGCTGCGTGCCGTGGACTTTGTAGGTACCATCGCCAAACTGGAGGGGGTCACCGCAGATGATATCGGGATTATCACCATTCTCGATAATGTGACTGATGTAGAGATTCTAAACGGCAAAGGCCCGCTTGTACTGGAAATGATGCAAAACACAACGGTCAAGGGCAAGCAGCTGAAGGTCCGCAAAGGGAAGCATGTGTAA